The Treponema sp. OMZ 790 genome includes the window ACCGTGAACGGCGGAAATCCGCCATATCTGATAACATTTCTTCTTCAGAAGCCCAACCTTTATCATCTGTAAAAATTTTCTGTATTTGGCGAATAGTGGTCTTGGCATTTTTTTGACGAGAGCTGATAAGAAACTCAATATATTTTGTCACGGCACGATAATCTTCCTCCGATAACATTTTCATCATTTGTGTAAGTTCAGAAGCGGCAATCGGCATTTTATACCTCCTATATAATTCATACTATAAATATTTTATCATATTTTTTCAAAAAAAAATAGCAAGGAAGAATTTATGCAAATTTCTTTATGCTCTCATAACAGATTTAACCCCTATCCATAGTTAAGCATTGATCCCATCAATCCTACACCCTTTGCAAGGTTTGCGGTTTTTGGACATAGGGAAAACGGTAATCGGATAGGCTGAACTCAAAGGTTTCTCTGTTTACTATGCCGAGCGGTTTATCGCTTTCGTACAGCTGCATAAGAAAATCTACCGCCTGAGCGCACGAGTGGTAGGTTCCGAATGCTTTGTCATAATCGTAGTCTGTGATGTCATTGGCGATATTGCCGAAGTTTGTTTTTGTGGCGGCGGGGGCAAAAACCTTTGCCTGCATTTTTGCGCCCGCTCCGGTCAACTCCCGGCTTAAGCCTTCGGTAAAAGAGGCGGCAAAAAATTTCGTTGCGCAATAGCTAACCGCAGACGGGACAATCGTATACCCGCCGACGGACGACACGTTGATAAGCTGGGTATTTTCTTTATTTGCAAAATCCCGCACATACAAAGCCGAAAAAAGCGCAACCGCTTCTACATTGAGCTTCAACATATCTTCCAGTTTTGCAAGGTTTTGATTTTCCACGCTGCAATAATCGCCGAAGCCCGCATTATTGATCCATGTTTCGATATCCAGCTCCTTTACCGAATTGTATAGGGCATAGATATTTTCTTTTTCGGTAAGGTCGTATACCTTAATGATGACCTCCGCCGAAGCATTGCCGGCTCCGGCAATTTCGGTTTTCAACTTTTCAAGCTTCTCTTTAGTGCGTGCAACGGCAATGATGTTTTTCCCGCGCTGCGCAAACCGCTTTGCCGCTTCGTATCCGATACCTGAACTTGCACCGGTGATAACTACGTATTTTTTCATCTTTTTACCTCTTTAGAGTTAATTTTTTATAGTATTCGATTTTTTCACGGATTTTTGCTAAGCCGCGGGTTTTGGTTTCAAGTTCCGCTAAAAGGCGCTTTTCGTGTTCTTGGAGCATTTTAAGCCGCTCGGGTGCAGTGCTCTCTCCCTTTTCACGAAGTTCGGCAAACTCGGCTATCTGTGCTATGGGCATACCGGTTGCTTTTAAGCGGAATACAAATTCCATCCAAGCGATGTCCGTCTCCGTAAATTCTCGATACCCGTTTTTTCTTCTGCGGATAGGCTTTAACACGCCTATTCTTTCATAATAGCGGAGCGCCGAATCGCTTACGCCGAGTTTAGAGGCAAATTCTTTAATCGTCATGGCTGTTCCCTTCAAAGGTAATTTTATAGAGCGAATTATCTCCCCACGCTGCAATGTACAGTTCCTTTGAATCGGTGTCGGCAATAAGCCCGACGGGAGAAACCGGTTTGTCGGTAAGATGTTCGGTTTTTCCGTCCGTAAGCGAAATACGGTAGAGCCCCTTGCCGCCGTAATCGACGGTCAAAACGGAATCAGGCTGAAACGGATCGGGAATGAGTCCCGCTGCGGGCGCATTCAGCGTTTTACTCAAAACGGTGAGCTCGGCATTTTTTGCTTGGTAAAGGTAGATTGTGCCGGTGATGTCGTTAATGACATAGCGGTCTTTGCCCGCCTGAATAGCCGCAACCGGAGTGCTCAAGCCTTTATCGGCAAGTACCGAGATTTTTCCTTCCGGCGATACGGAAAGAACTCTGCTTTTTCCCCGCTCGGCGACAAGCAGGTTGCCGTTATCATCAAAGGTTATACCGGCAACAACACTGAGCCCTGAAATAAAAGTGCTTTTTTTACCGTTTTGCACTTTGTAGATTACACCCCCGCTGTAGGTTGCTATGTATAAAGCGTCCTTGGTGTCGATTGCAAGACCGGAAGGAGAAGGAATATCTTTTATAACCGTTTCAATTTTTCCCGAACGGTAGCGGTCAATTCGTCCTGCACTCCAGTTTGCAATGTACAAATAGCCCTTGCTGTCAAAAGCCATTCCGACAGGGGCGGAAAGAGATGAAGCTAATTTTTTTATCCCGATGTGCTCTTTTGCAAAAAGATTGCAGTGTGCCAAAACCGCCGTACCGATTAAAAAAACACCCATGTGAATTTTATTCATATTAAAACCTCCCTTAAAATTCAGCAACCGCAGGAATTTTCCAATTCCGAGGATTGCTGAATTTAGTGCTTTCGCAACGCAAATGAGAAAGCATATAATATGCGAGTTTGTGAAAACAAACTCGGCGTTTAACAAGGCAGGCCCTATCTTGGCTGCCGCAGTTAAACATCCTGATTTATGTATCTTTTAATAATATAAACCTTGCAGTTAGGTTCAAGGCAAGAGGTTTTTGGAAAATATTTTGTAGAAGAGAGGGGAATGTACTGGATTTTTAATTAAACAATCTTCCTAGCACACCCGCTTTTCCGTGGCGGTAGACTTTTCTATCATGCTGCGGTAGAGGGCGGATTAATCGTGCCGGCAATTTCGGTTTTAAGCTTTTCAAGTTTCTCTTTAGTGCGTGCAACCGCAATGATGTTTTTCCCGCGCTGCGCAAACCGCTTTGCCGCTTCGTATCCGATACCTGAACTTGCACCGGTGATAACTACGTATTTTTTCATCTTTTTACCTTTTTACCTCATTTACATGGCTAATTCTTAATCATCATCATCATCTTCTTCTTCATAATCATAATCATCTTCATCTTTTTCAAATTCCTTTTGAAGATTTTTATAGTCGCTTAAAAATTCGTATGTTTTTTTCGAAAGAGTTAGTTTTAAAACTCCGGTATCGAATGTCATATTTATTTTTTTTGTGCCTTTGTACAAATACAGCTGCCCATATAGATTTTCATCATCTACAAATGAATAACGCAGCAGTACTTCGCGTCCTTTATGAATGCTTTCGGAAGGCAAAAGGTCTTTTAAATTTCTTTCTTCCGGCTCGTCTTTCGATACATCGTCCCCATATAAGGCGGTCTCGAATATATTTGAGGCTTTCTTTCCTGAAAGAAATAATAATAGAGAGCCTTTACTGTCGTATATGCGGGTATAAGTATGTTCTGCAGAATACG containing:
- a CDS encoding SDR family oxidoreductase, which translates into the protein MKKYVVITGASSGIGYEAAKRFAQRGKNIIAVARTKEKLEKLKTEIAGAGNASAEVIIKVYDLTEKENIYALYNSVKELDIETWINNAGFGDYCSVENQNLAKLEDMLKLNVEAVALFSALYVRDFANKENTQLINVSSVGGYTIVPSAVSYCATKFFAASFTEGLSRELTGAGAKMQAKVFAPAATKTNFGNIANDITDYDYDKAFGTYHSCAQAVDFLMQLYESDKPLGIVNRETFEFSLSDYRFPYVQKPQTLQRV
- a CDS encoding MerR family transcriptional regulator, with the protein product MTIKEFASKLGVSDSALRYYERIGVLKPIRRRKNGYREFTETDIAWMEFVFRLKATGMPIAQIAEFAELREKGESTAPERLKMLQEHEKRLLAELETKTRGLAKIREKIEYYKKLTLKR
- a CDS encoding SDR family NAD(P)-dependent oxidoreductase, with the translated sequence MKKYVVITGASSGIGYEAAKRFAQRGKNIIAVARTKEKLEKLKTEIAGTINPPSTAA